A stretch of Arachis hypogaea cultivar Tifrunner chromosome 15, arahy.Tifrunner.gnm2.J5K5, whole genome shotgun sequence DNA encodes these proteins:
- the LOC112748065 gene encoding acetylornithine deacetylase-like has product MAKVKEILGDLQRDSFVELLSKLIGESKYVQNNPPELIPEEDRVVKHVLDSLLPLSTTTGGGPLILNHVTYFPGRGNLIVEYPGTSPDKILSFVGCHMDVVTANPNDWDFDPFTLSIDGDKLRGRGTTDCLGHVALVTELFRKLGETKPSLKSSVVAVFIANEENSAITGVGVDALVKDGLLNKLKKGPLFWIDTADKQPCIGTGGMIPWKLHVTGKLFHSGLAHKAINPLELAMDALKEIQSRFYEDFPPHPQEQIYGFATASTMKPTQWSYPGGGINQIPGECTISGDVRLTPFYNVKDVVTKLQEYVDDINLNIHKLETRGPVSKYVLPDDDLRGSLTLTFDEANSGVACDLNSRGYHVLCKATEEVVGHVKPYSITGSLPLIRELQDEGFDVQTAGYGLMATYHAQNEYCLFTDMSQGYRVFASIIAQLEED; this is encoded by the exons ATGGCTAAAGTGAAAGAGATACTTGGGGACCTACAGAGGGACTCTTTCGTGGAACTGCTCTCGAAACTCATCGGAGAATCAAAGTACGTGCAGAACAACCCCCCGGAGCTGATTCCAGAAGAAGACAGGGTGGTCAAGCACGTGCTCGACTCCCTCCTCCCCTTAAGCACCACCACCGGCGGCGGTCCCTTGATCCTTAACCATGTCACCTACTTCCCCGGCAGAGGCAACCTCATCGTCGAGTACCCCGGCACCTCCCCGGACAAAATCCTCTCCTTCGTTGGCTGCCACATGGATGTCGTCACCGCCAACCCCAACGATTGG GATTTTGATCCGTTTACGTTGAGCATTGACGGGGATAAGCTTAGGGGTCGTGGAACCACTGATTGTTTGGGACACGTGGCACTTGTGACCGAGCTTTTCAGGAAGCTCGGGGAAACCAAGCCCAGTTTGAAATCGAGTGTTGTTGCTGTTTTCATAGCGAATGAAGAGAATTCTGCCATAACTGGAGTTGGTGTCGATGCTCTCGTTAAAGATGGCCTCCTTAACAAGCTTAAGAAAGGCCCACT GTTTTGGATCGATACGGCTGATAAACAACCTTGTATAGGAACTGGTGGAATGATACCTTGGAAACTTCATGTCACCGGAAAACTCTTTCACAGTGGGTTAGCTCATAAA GCTATAAATCCTCTGGAGCTAGCCATGGATGCTCTAAAGGAAATCCAGTCACGATTTTATGAAGACTTTCCACCACATCCACAGGAACAGATCTATGGGTTTGCCACCGCATCAACCATGAAACCAACCCAGTGGAGCT ATCCTGGAGGTGGAATCAACCAAATTCCAGGGGAATGTACTATTTCAGGAGATGTCAG GTTAACCCCATTTTACAA TGTGAAGGATGTAGTGACAAAGCTGCAAGAATATGTGGACGACATTAATCTCAACATACATAAGCTAGAAACACGGGGTCCTGTTTCAAAATATGTCTTGCCTGATGATGACTTAAGGGGGAG CCTTACTCTAACTTTTGATGAGGCAAATTCTGGAGTAGCTTGTGATCTTAATTCCAGAGGCTACCATGTTTTGTGCAAAGCAACTGAAGAAGTAGTTGGGCATGTGAAGCCTTACTCAATTACTGGAAGTTTGCCACTCATTCGGGAGCTACAG GATGAAGGTTTTGATGTCCAAACTGCTGGATATG GTCTAATGGCTACATACCATGCCCAGAATGAGTACTGCCTTTTTACGGATATGTCTCAAGGGTATCGAGTTTTTGCAAGCATCATCGCTCAGTTAGAGGAAGATTGA
- the LOC112748066 gene encoding uncharacterized protein: MELSLTLIPNPSTSSLPAALAHCSSSKICEFQLPRKKRASFLEAPTRLSVRCVKASAERTGDTIDDGKTRGGGFTNPAMEVTTFNRGFNDADFPVWEKIGAVVRLSYGIGIYGAMAVAGSFICSITGIDSLGGFHLSLDAILEGLGYAAPPIMALLFILDDEVVKLSPHARAIRDVEDEELWSFFYGMSPWQFILMVAASSVGEELFYRAAVQGALADIFLRGSNLISDVQGMASLTGVLPPFVPFAQAFAAVLTAVLTGSLYYVAASPKDPTYVVAPVLQSRSGRQDLKKLFEAWYEKRQMKKIYSPLLEGLLALYLGFEWIQTNNILAPIITHGIYSTVILGHGLWKIHDHRRRLRQRIQQLKSEERYSK; this comes from the exons ATGGAGCTTTCTCTGACACTGATTCCCAACCCTTCAACTTCATCGCTTCCAGCTGCACTAGCACACTGTTCATCTTCCAAGATATGTGAATTTCAGCTTCCCAGGAAGAAGAGGGCATCTTTCTTGGAAGCTCCGACTAGGCTCTCCGTTCGATGCGTTAAGGCCTCGGCGGAGAGAACCGGTGACACCATCGATGACGGGAAGACTCGGGGCGGAGGGTTCACCAACCCGGCCATGGAGGTTACCACATTCAACCGCGGTTTCAACGACGCTGACTTCCCCGTTTGGGAAAAGATTGGTGCTGTTGTTAGACTAAGCTATGGGATCG GGATCTATGGTGCCATGGCTGTTGCTGGGAGTTTTATATGCTCGATCACAGGAATTGACTCTCTCGGAGGTTTCCATCTATCATTAGATGCAATCTTGGAAGGGCTTGGATATGCGGCTCCTCCAATTATGGCTCTTCTGTTTATACTTGAT GATGAAGTTGTGAAACTATCACCCCATGCCCGAGCAATCAGAGATGTAGAGGATGAAGAACTCTGGAGCTTTTTCTATGGGATGTCCCCTTGGCAG TTTATATTGATGGTTGCTGCAAGTTCAGTGGGAGAGGAACTCTTCTACAGGGCTGCAGTTCAG GGAGCGTTGGCTGACATATTTTTACGAGGCAGTAATCTTATCTCAGATGTGCAAGGAATGGCATCCTTG ACAGGGGTATTGCCTCCGTTTGTACCTTTTGCGCAAGCGTTTGCAGCTGTACTCACAGCTGTTCTTACTGGTTCTCTCTATTATGTGGCTGCCTCGCCCAAAG ATCCCACTTATGTTGTGGCACCTGTTTTGCAATCTCGCTCGGGCCGTCAAGATTTGAAAAAGCTGTTTGAAG CATGGTATGAGAAACgccaaatgaaaaagatatattcCCCTCTTCTTGAAGGACTTCTTGCCCTCTACTTGGGTTTTGAATGGATTCAA ACAAATAACATTCTAGCTCCCATTATCACACATGGCATATACTCAACGGTTATATTGGGACATGGCCTTTGGAAAATTCATGACCACCGGCGTAGACTACGGCAAAGAATCCAACAGCTCAAATCAGAAGAAAGATATTCCAAGTAG